Proteins encoded in a region of the Capra hircus breed San Clemente chromosome 3, ASM170441v1, whole genome shotgun sequence genome:
- the CRP gene encoding C-reactive protein: MERLLWCFLALIGFSSVLGQTDLHKKAFVFPKETENSYVSLKTQLETPLKAFTVCLYFYTELAQTRSYSIFSYATRQQPNEILIFWSKGKGYTFGVHGKQVSFQSFENTQAPTHICASWESTSGIAELWVNGKPRVRKSLEKGASLGKEASIILGQEQDAFAGGFDRNQCLVGDIGDVNMWDFVLSPEEINTVYVGGNLSPNVLNWKALNYEAKGEVFVKPQLW, translated from the exons ATGGAGAGGCTGTTGTGGTGCTTCCTGGCCTTGATCGGCTTCTCTAGTGTTTTGGGCCAGACAG ACTTGCATAAGAAGGCCTTCGTGTTTCCCAAAGAGACGGAGAATTCCTACGTATCTCTGAAAACACAGTTAGAGACCCCACTCAAAGCCTTCACcgtgtgtctctatttctacaCAGAGCTGGCCCAAACCCGCAGCTACAGCATTTTCTCTTATGCCACCAGGCAGCAACCTAACGAGATCCTCATATTTTGGTCTAAGGGTAAAGGCTATACTTTTGGAGTACATGGGAAGCAGGTATCATTCCAGAGTTTCGAAAATACTCAAGCTCCAACACACATCTGTGCCAGCTGGGAGTCCACCTCCGGAATTGCAGAGCTCTGGGTGAATGGGAAACCCCGGGTGAGGAAGAGTCTGGAGAAGGGAGCCTCTCTGGGGAAAGAAGCCAGCATCATCCTGGGGCAGGAGCAGGATGCGTTCGCTGGGGGCTTTGATAGAAACCAGTGTTTGGTGGGAGACATTGGAGATGTGAACATGTGGGACTTTGTGCTGTCGCCGGAAGAGATTAACACTGTCTATGTTGGTGGGAACCTCAGTCCTAATGTCCTTAACTGGAAGGCGCTGAACTATGAAGCAAAGGGTGAGGTGTTCGTTAAGCCTCAGCTGTGGTAG